The Carassius gibelio isolate Cgi1373 ecotype wild population from Czech Republic chromosome A24, carGib1.2-hapl.c, whole genome shotgun sequence genome window below encodes:
- the LOC127946220 gene encoding pentraxin fusion protein-like yields the protein MLVPVGLFFCLLSLTSAATEVGLGGKILFFPTKTDYSYVKLTPEKRLSLSALTLCMRVVTELPGQREIILFAYRTQNYDELNVWREKDGRVSFDLSNDRLTTDLPPLSTVGNHVCVTWESATGLSAFWVDGRRSSYQLYKKGHSVRPGGTVLLGQDPDNYLGGFDKNQSFVGEITDVHMWDYVLSGSQIRAVYANQKLSVPMGNVFYWNTIKYEIKGDVLVVKDN from the exons ATGTTGGTGCCAGTGGGTTTATTTTTCTGTCTGCTTTCTCTGACATCAGCGGCTACTGAAG TGGGTCTCGGtggtaaaatacttttttttccaacCAAGACTGACTACAGTTATGTTAAACTCACTCCTGAAAAGCGACTGAGTCTTTCAGCATTAACTCTGTGCATGCGTGTTGTGACAGAGCTCCCGGGCCAGAGGGAGATCATTCTGTTCGCCTACCGCACACAGAACTATGACGAGCTCAACGTGTGGAGAGAGAAAGACGGCCGTGTGTCCTTCGACCTCAGCAACGATAGATTGACGACTGACCTGCCTCCTCTCTCCACTGTTGGGAACCACGTGTGCGTCACCTGGGAATCTGCGACTGGTCTTTCTGCCTTCTGGGTGGATGGACGTCGCAGCTCATACCAGCTGTATAAGAAAGGTCACTCAGTTCGTCCTGGTGGCACCGTCCTGCTCGGTCAAGACCCTGATAACTACCTGGGTGGCTTTGATAAGAATCAGAGCTTTGTAGGAGAAATTACAGATGTGCACATGTGGGATTATGTTCTCTCTGGCAGTCAGATAAGAGCAGTTTATGCAAACCAGAAACTGTCTGTGCCGATGGGAAATGTGTTCTACTGGAACACCATCAAATATGAGATTAAAGGAGATGTACTAGTGGTGAAAGATAACTGA
- the LOC127946219 gene encoding pentraxin fusion protein, producing MMLEPVVLFLGLLSLTPAATEVGLGGKVLLFPYETDFSYVKLTPKQPLGLTAFTLCMRVATELQGERQIILFAYRTPDFDELNLWREKDGRVSFYLSGDGAFFHLPALSTFRTHLCLTWASRTGLTAFWVDGRRSAFQLHKPGHSIHPQGTAVLGQDPDKHLGDFETVQSFAGELTDLNMWDYALTGNQIKALYLNHAQRVPRGNLFDWSAIEYEIKGNVLVVQDD from the exons ATGATGTTGGAGCCAGTGGTTTTATTCCTCGGTCTGCTCTCTCTGACACCAGCAGCTACTGAAG TGGGTCTCGGTGGAAAAGTGCTTCTGTTCCCGTATGAGACTGATTTCAGTTATGTTAAACTCACTCCTAAGCAGCCACTGGGCCTTACAGCGTTCACGCTCTGCATGCGCGTCGCGACGGAGCTCCAGGGCGAGCGTCAGATCATTCTGTTCGCCTACAGGACGCCCGACTTCGACGAGCTCAACCTGTGGAGAGAGAAAGACGGCCGTGTGTCCTTCTACCTCAGTGGCGACGGGGCGTTCTTCCACCTGCCGGCTCTCTCCACCTTCCGGACTCACCTGTGCCTCACCTGGGCCTCGCGCACCGGACTCACGGCCTTCTGGGTGGACGGACGCCGCAGCGCGTTTCAGCTGCACAAACCGGGTCACAGCATCCACCCGCAGGGCACCGCTGTTCTCGGACAGGACCCCGACAAACACCTGGGCGACTTCGAGACGGTGCAGAGCTTCGCCGGCGAGCTCACGGACCTGAACATGTGGGACTACGCCCTCACCGGAAACCAGATCAAAGCGCTGTATCTGAACCACGCGCAGCGCGTGCCGAGAGGAAACCTGTTCGACTGGAGCGCCATCGAATATGAGATCAAAGGAAACGTGCTGGTCGTGCAAGATGATTGA